From Heteronotia binoei isolate CCM8104 ecotype False Entrance Well chromosome 12, APGP_CSIRO_Hbin_v1, whole genome shotgun sequence, the proteins below share one genomic window:
- the TREH gene encoding trehalase yields the protein MPFPAWWVLLGICAAVPGLQAVAGSFPPPCARRVLSVAEGGPRCKGLSGELEQEPPLTPGAAFSSQVYCTGELLRQVQMSRLFPDDKHFVDMPLRGSPEEALQDFQQLVNAMPGRAVSKQQLMDFVESHFSPPGQELDPWEPADWTQSPELLGRISDQRLRSWAQALNAKWKVLGRKIKADVQTRPDRYSLIYVPNPLVVPGGRFREYYYWDSFWVMEGLLLSNMTATVKGMIQNFLHLVEKYGHVPNGGRVYYERRSQPPFLTLMMEAYLNRTQDLAFLNQSLHLLEEEYRFWQEQRAVNISVGGQEHSLNRYSVPVGEPRPESYSKDVEIVQGLPAEAQEALWAELKGAAESGWDFSSRWFLPGPPPAEATLQDTQTSAVVPVDLNAILCRVEALLAAFCQALGDAEGAERFQAAHERRVAAVRAVLWNEAAGVWLDYNLARGRHNQAFYPSNLTPLWAKCDLEGAATEKALRYLESTPALSYAHGLPTSLAHTGQQWDLPNAWAPLQHMVIAGLAKSSSPQAQALAFSLAQNWVRMNLAVYERYQAMFEKYNVEGDGSPGAGGEYVVQEGFGWTNGVALQLLDLFGDRLTAAGSSLPRCSWAWIGAFLALLLAQQQPL from the exons ATGCCTTTCCCAGCCTGGTGGGTGCTGCTGGGCATCTGTGCGGCTGTCCCGGGGCTGCAAGCAGTGGCAGGCAGCTTCCCACCCCCTTGTGCCAG gCGAGTTCTGTCAGTTGCTGAGGGCGGACCACGGTGCAAGGGCCTGTCTGGGGAGCTGGAGCAAGAGCCCCCCCTGACCCCTGGGGCCGCCTTCTCCAGCCAGGTCTACTGCACTGGGGAGCTGCTGAGGCAGGTGCAGATGAGCAGGCTCTTCCCCGACGACAAGCACTTTGTGGACATGCCCCTGCGAGGGAGCCCAG AGGAGGCTCTGCAGGACTTCCAGCAGCTGGTGAATGCCATGCCCGGCAGGGCTGTGTCCAAACAACAGCTGATGGACTTTGTAGAGAGTCACTTCTCTCCCCCTGGGCAGGAGCTGGATCCCTGGGAGCCTGCAGACTGGACCCAGAG CCCAGAGCTGCTCGGGCGGATTTCTGACCAGAGGCTGCGCTCCTGGGCCCAGGCGCTGAACGCCAAGTGGAAGGTGCTGGGCAGAAAG ATCAAAGCTGACGTCCAGACCAGACCAGACCGCTACTCCCTGATCTACGTGCCGAACCCACTGGTGGTGCCCGGGGGGCGATTCAGAGAGTATTACTACTG GGACTCCTTCTGGGTCATGGAAGGACTGCTGCTCTCCAACATGACGGCCACGGTGAAGGGCATGATCCAAAACTTCCTTCATCTGGTGGAGAA GTACGGGCACGTCCCCAACGGAGGCCGGGTGTACTACGAGCGCCGGAGCCAGCCGCCTTTCCTGACCCTCATGATGGAGGCCTACCTGAACCGCACCCAGGACTTGGCCTTCCTCAa CCAGAGCCTCCATCTCCTGGAAGAGGAGTACCGCTTCTGGCAGGAGCAGAGGGCTGTCAACATCAGCGTGGGGGGCCAGGAGCACTCCTTGAACCGCTACAGCGTGCCGGTGGGGGAGCCCAG GCCGGAGTCCTACAGCAAGGACGTGGAGATTGTGCAGGGCCTACCGGCAg AGGCGCAGGAGGCACTGTGGGCCGAGCTGAAGGGCGCAGCGGAGTCGGGCTGGGACTTCTCGTCGCGCTGGTTCCTGCCAGGGCCGCCGCCTGCTGAGGCCACCCTGCAAGACACGCAGACCAGCGCCGTCGTGCCCGTCGACCTCAATGCCATCCTGTGCCGCGTGGAAGCGCTCCTGGCCGCCTTCTGCCAGGCGCTTG GGGATGCTGAGGGGGCTGAGCGGTTCCAGGCAGCTCACGAGCGGCGGGTGGCGGCAGTGCGGGCTGTCCTGTGGAACGAGGCGGCCGGCGTCTGGCTGGATTACAACCTGGCGCGCGGCAGGCACAACCAGGCCTTCTACCCGTCCAACCTAACCCCGCTGTGGGCCAAGTGTGACCTGGagggtgctgccaccgagaaggccctgcgCTACCTTGAG AGCACCCCTGCCCTGTCCTATGCCCATGGGCTGCCGACCTCCCTGGCTCACACAGGCCAGCAGTGGGACCTTCCGAATGCATGGGCCCCGCTCCAGCATATGGTGATTGCAG GTCTGGCCAAGTCCTCCTCCCCGCAGGCCCAAGCCCTAGCCTTCAGCCTGGCTCAGAACTGGGTGAGAATGAACCTGGCTGTCTACGAGAGGTACCAGGCCATGTTTGAGAAG TATAATGTTGAAGGTGACGGGAGCCCAGGCGCAGGTGGGGAGTATGTCGTTCAG GAGGGCTTCGGCTGGACAAATGGGGTGGCCCTGCAGCTCCTGGATCTCTTTGGTGACCGCCTCACTgctgcaggctcctccctgccgcGCTGCTCCTGGGCCTGGATTGGGGCCTTCCTTGCCCTGCTGCTTGCACAGCAGCAGCCTTTGTGA